In the Nitrospirales bacterium LBB_01 genome, one interval contains:
- a CDS encoding cyclic nucleotide-binding domain-containing protein — protein MMEFKDVFEKFDIFNGLDETEKKHIAGLLKRMSFKEDEEIYKEDEDGGTLYFLTNGKVRICKMSTEGDILPYALVKSGEMFGLMSFVDGSKHSAIALADKDCEAVKLERRDVEELMEQDPKMAAKVYKVIAIHLAEIIRSMNNQYMDLTSYMFRKG, from the coding sequence ATGATGGAATTTAAAGATGTTTTTGAAAAGTTTGATATTTTTAATGGTCTTGATGAGACAGAAAAGAAACATATTGCTGGACTCTTAAAGCGTATGTCTTTCAAAGAGGACGAGGAGATATACAAAGAAGATGAGGATGGCGGAACTCTCTATTTTCTTACAAATGGTAAAGTCAGAATCTGTAAGATGTCAACAGAGGGAGACATCCTGCCGTATGCTCTGGTAAAGTCTGGTGAGATGTTTGGGCTTATGTCTTTTGTGGACGGCTCTAAACACTCGGCTATAGCTTTAGCAGATAAAGACTGTGAAGCTGTCAAGTTAGAAAGGCGTGATGTTGAAGAGCTTATGGAGCAAGACCCAAAAATGGCAGCTAAAGTCTATAAAGTAATCGCTATACATCTGGCAGAAATAATCCGTTCCATGAATAATCAGTACATGGATTTGACTTCATACATGTTCAGGAAAGGGTAA